From the genome of uncultured Methanobacterium sp.:
TTTATTACCCTTTTTACCAGCAGCAGTCTTTATAACCAAACTCATCCAGGATAATTCCAATTCAATTAATCGTTCCATGGTCCTGAAAAATAAAATTGAGAATATATGGGGTGAGGTACTACTTTCAGGATTAAGTGATGAGAAATTGTTCAAGTTGAGTCTAAAAATTCAGGATGAACTTTTTGAGAAAAGAAAAACTGACCCAGTTATATTGTACTACTTTTATGAAAAATTCCGTGATGAACTGCCTAATTCCAGCTACACACCAGATAACATGGTTAAAGAGTATTTATCCAGGGGTTAATTAGATTAGGATACAAATTACTATCCTGGGGTTAATTAGATTAGGATACAAATTACTGTAAGTATATTCCTTAAACTAAACTGAATATTTTTCTAATAAAGCTATGGACCCAATAACATTATGATATTTCTTAATAAACTTAAATTGGATATTTTTAATAAAAATAATTAATATTTCCTAATAAAATACCGCAAATTCAATAGTAACTTACTGTAAATTCAAAATGTAAATCCCTTTTTTTATACTGAAGAGATCGTAAGGAGGATGTTCATTATCTGGAGGCTATGTTATTAATACCAAAATTTTATATGCTACACTTTATAGATACCAATTATTATAGTGCTGATCTTCACAGGACAGAGTGGAGGACTGTAAGTCAAAATCTGCTTTTATTTTATTCAAATCCTGTGATTCATAAAATCCTGTGATTCATAATTTGCTCATATTTGTGGGTAAGAGTTCGAAATTTAAAGGCTAGCTTCTATTATTTCAAAACTAGACTAGAATTAGGTCGTCCAAGCATTAAATATGGGGGATCAGTAATGAAGGATGCAACCTCGAGTTAGTTAAGCTGAACTCTAACACGTAGGATCACAAAATTTTTATTTCAATGTAATTCATCAGGGTCCCCACCTCAGTTGTGGGTGCCTTCAGGATTATCCACTAAAACTAAGGAGGAATTTAGGATGGTTTTACCAGTATGCGATGTCTGTTTAAAGAGTGAAATGTTATGTCAAGGTTGTGAGAATAAGCTGAAAAACGGAGAAATAAGTCAGCTTGACTTGGACATTTCAAAACTCATCTATCGTGTAGGTGATGGTAAAATCGGTTTTAAGAAAACCATTGAAATCGGAGACGTGGTTATTATTATCACCGAAAAAAACCAGGTGGGTAAAATCATTGGTAAGGGCGGTAAAATAGTAAGGGAAATATCCAAAACCGTGGAAAGAAAAGTAAGGGTGGTTGGAGAAAATTCGGACCTTAAAGACGTGGCCACCGATATACTAGCCCCTGCCCGTATTTCAG
Proteins encoded in this window:
- a CDS encoding KH domain-containing protein, translated to MVLPVCDVCLKSEMLCQGCENKLKNGEISQLDLDISKLIYRVGDGKIGFKKTIEIGDVVIIITEKNQVGKIIGKGGKIVREISKTVERKVRVVGENSDLKDVATDILAPARISGINVVYGKDGEDRYKIRVRKEDARRLPAKLDLLNSIIQELTGEKTLLVIDRNN